The sequence below is a genomic window from Rhodothermales bacterium.
CTCCTTGCCGGTCTGCGGGTCGGTCCATCCCCACACGTCGTTCATCTGCGAACCGCGGGCGGAGCTGATCGACTTGATCGGCATGAAGGACATGAGGTCGACCTTCTGGCAGCCAAAGATGTTGGCCGAGCCCTCGGCGCAGTCCACCTTGGCGCCGGTGACGGCCGCCATGCCCTTGATTTCCGCAAAGAAGACGTTCTTTTCTTCCCAGACGCCGGTGTCGGCATTCCGCTCGAAAATCGACGCCACGCCTTCGCCGTTGTCGGCGCCGGGCGAACCGATCGCGGCCACCGCGCCGTTCACGGCGATGGACGAGCCGAAGCCATGGCCGCTCTGCGTGTTTTCACCCTTGATCTTGATCGCACCCGTCCACTGCTGGGCCGTCATGTCGGCCGAGAAGAAGTAGACGACGCCGCTGAACCGATCCGCACCTTGCGCGCCGACCATCACGCCGGACTCCGTCGTCGCGATCGAAGCGCCAAAGCCGAGCCGCTGCGAGCTGTCGAACGGCACCAGCGTCGGAATCTGCATCCATTCACCCGTCTCGGAGTCGTTCTCGAACATGTAGACGGCGCCGGTGAAGCCGTCGACGCCCGGGGCGCCGACGAGCACATACGGCCCCATCACGGCGAGCGACGCGCCAAACTGCGCGTTATCCTCAAGCCCTTCCACGGTCAGCATCGTCTGTTCCGCCCAGGTGTCGGTGCCGGCGTCGTACTTGAACACGTACGCGGCCCCTTTGCCCTTGTCTTTCACCGGCGCGCCGACGACGAGCAGGTCGCCCTCGGCCGCGGCGGTCAGACCGAACAGATCACCTTCGGCCGCTTCGGCCGGCATCAATACGGAGTGCTGCGCCCAGGCGTTGCCGTCCTTCTTGAAAGCGTAGACCGCGCCAGTCTGGTTGTTGCGTCCCGCCGCCGAGATCACGACAAAGTCGCCGGCCACGGCCAGCGCCCGCCCGAACGCGATGCCTTCCGCGGCATCCTCCGGCATAAGCTTCGCGGTTTCTGCCCACTCACCGCTGGCATTTTTTTCGAACACGTACGCGGCGCCGGTCGTCGACTGGTAGCCCGTGGCGCCCACGAAGAGGCGGTCGCCGGCGAGGGTCATCGCCCGACCGAAGTTGTCGCCGCTCATGCCGTTGGAGGCTTTCAGACGAGCCGCTTCCGCCCAGGTGCCGTTTGCGGACCGGGCGTACCGGTAGATTTCACCGGCGGCACTGCCGCTGCGCGACGAGCTGACAAAAACTTCGTCCGCTCCGGCGGCGATCGATCCGCCAAAAGCCGGCAACGCAGCCTGACTGGTTTCGGAGGTCATGGTCTGCGCCAGGGCGGGGCTTGCAAGCAGGCCGGCCAGGACGACGGACAGAAGCTGAATGTATCGGTTTTTCATAGGTATGAGGATGGTTATCGGATAACGTCTTCCACGTACATCCAACTCGCCATGCCGCAAAATATTGTGCGACAGGCATGGGGATTCACGTACGCTTCGCTCGGGCCAGGAACCCGTGAAGACGTTTCGAGCCTGTGTGGGTGCGTTACAGCGTAACTTTAACGGCACGTTCTACCGAAAGATGCAGACGCCATGGGGCAGAACCCCTCCCCCCCAGCGGGGTACGAGGCTCACGCGCGAATGAGACCACATGGCCGGCATCTACCTCCATATCCCTTTTTGCAGTCAGCGGTGCGTGTACTGCGATTTTTACTTCGTCACCACCGTGCACGACCACGCCCCGTTCGTCGACGCGTTGTGCCGTGAAATCGCGATCTATGGCGCACAGGACCGGTTGCGCGAGCCGATCGAAACCATCTATTTCGGCGGCGGCACGCCTTCCCGCCTGGATCCGGCAGCCATCGCTCGAATCCTCGACGCCCTCCACCGGCATTTCGACACCGGCCCCGTCGTGGAGACGACGCTCGAACTCAACCCGGACGACGCCACGCCGGCGTATCTCGACGCCCTCCGCGCCGCCGGCGTCGACCGGTTATCGATCGGCATCCAGTCGTTTTTCGAGGAGGATCTGACCTGGATGAACCGCGCGCACACGGCCGAACAGGCGCGCGAGGTGCTCCCGATGGCCCGCCGCGCCGGCTTCGATGCCTGTTCCATCGACCTCATCTTCGGCCTGCCGCATCAGCCGCCCGACCGCTGGCATGCGAACCTCAACATCGCCCTCGAACAGACAGCGCCGCACATCTCGACCTACAGCCTGACGGTCGAGCCGCACACGCCGCTGGGGAATCGCGTGGAACGGAGGGCGGAAACCCCGGTCTCGGACGACGCCATGGCTGAGCGGTATCGGGAAACGATGCACCGGCTGCAAACCGCCGGCTACGAACATTACGAAGTCTCCAGCTTCGCGCGCCCGGGGCACCGGTCGCAGCACAACCAGCTCTACTGGCGGCACACCAACTACCTGGGGCTGGGACCCGCCGCGCACGGATTCTGGTGGGATGCGGACGCCCCGCGCCGCTGGTCGAACGCCCGCAGCCTGAAGCAGTATGTCGACGACCTCGCCGAAGGCCGGCTGCCGGTTTCGATGGAAGAGACGCTCACGCCGGACATGCTCGCCGACGAGTATATCATGCTGCGGCTTCGCACGCGCGAAGGGCTGGATCTGCGTCTGCTGAAGGAACGCTACGGACGCGACCTCGCCGGCTCGCACGGGGTGCTGATCGATCAGTTCGGCGTGGAGGGGTGGACGCACATGGAGGGCACGCGCGTTCGGCTCACCGACGCCGGCTTCCTCGTCTGCGACGCCATCGCCTTCGCGCTGCTGGGGTGAAGCCCATTCTTTTGGAATCTGGCGTTTTTGGGGTATTCTGTGCGCGTGGGCGTCCTGCCCACCCATGCACCGGCAACCTACAACCCGACTCGCCATGAAGCGTCTTCTACGCACCCCGCTGATCGGGGCCTTCGTGATCGCCCTGACCCTGCCCCTCTCCGTCCGCGCCCAGACCGGCGTCGGCACCCAGCCGCCGGCCGGCGCGGAGGTCCTGTTCGACGGCACCCGCCACTCGCTCGACAAAAACTGGACGTACTGGGAGGGCCCCTGCTTCGTGTCGGCCCTGCCCATCAAATGGAACATCGTCGAGGACCAGTTCGACGGCGGCGGCACCGTGCTGTCCTCGAAGGAACCCTACTCGACCACATATGGCGAAGCCGACATCGTCACCAAAAAGGCGTATCGCGACTTCCGCCTGCACGTCGAATTCCTCATACCACGCGCCCAGGGAAATAGCGGCGTGTATCTCCAGAACCGGTACGAAATCCAGATCGTGGAGGGCGAACGGGGCCTTCACGGGATGGCGGCCGTGATCAACGAAAAGGAAGCGAACTACGACCTGTTCAACGGCCTCCAGAAATGGAACGCCTACGACATCCAGTTCCGCGCGGCCCGGTTCCAGAACGGCAAACGCACCGAGCCGGCGATGGTGACGATGTATTTCAACGGCACGAAGGTGCACGAGAACACGCCGATCAACCAGGTCTGGGGCGGCATCTGCTCGGCGACCGACGGCGCCAACGACGGCGGCAAGGGCATCACCGACACACCGGGCGGACTGAAGCTGCAGGCCGAAGGCCACGACATCCGCTACCGCAACATCTGGATCGTAGAGAAGGATTTCTCGGCGGCGAATACGAATTTCTAGGAAATGAGCTCAGGACAGGGGGTCACACCGCGGTGTGGCCCCCTGTCCGTTCGATGCCGTAGAGCACCACCTCGATCTCGGGTAGACGATGCCCGAGTTGCCGGCCCGTCACCACCCCTTCGTACCGCATCCCCAGCTTCTCCATCACCCGCCGCGACGCCTGGTTGCCGGGCAGCGTGATGGCCTTCACGCACGGCTGATCCAGCGTCTCAAACGCATACCGCACCATCGCGGCGCCGGCAGCCGTCGCGAGTCCTTTCCCCTGGTGCACCCGCTGGACCCACCAGCCGACTTCCAGATTCCCCGTGGTCCCCAGCGGCTGCAGCCCGGCGACGCCGATGACCTCGTCCGTCTCCTTCCAGACGAGGGCGCCCATGCACACGCCGGCGGCGTCGAGGGTCCGCTGCTGCCGCGCAAAGAATTCGTCGTTCATCGCGTCCGACCACGGGATGCCGTCCGACATGTAGCGCATCATGACGGGGTCGGCCGTCATGGCGCAAAACGCCGGCCGGTCGGTGGCTTCGCGCCACGGCCGGATCCGTAAGGTGTCGGTTTCGATTTCAAACGGCATGAAGTATTCCCAGACCTGTTGCAACGCCGCATGGAGGCGCCGATCCTGATGTGGCGTCGCGGTGGCGATCAGGGGGATTCCCCGATCATGCGCCGGACGATCGGGCGGACCGCCAGCCACAGGATCGGCGGAATGAACGCGCTGAGCCCGATCGCGAGCCACGGATGCGCCACGCCGGCGTGCCCGATGTACGCGAACGCAAACCCGAGCGGCAGCACCCCGCAGGCCAGCGCAAAGTGAAACAGCCCGGCCGGCATCCGGATGAGGCCGGCCATACAGGCGATGACTTCGGGAAACAGAGGCAACCAGCGCGACAACGCGACCAGCCAGCCCCCGATATGCGAGAAGAGCCGCTCCCCTTTCTCCAGATCCGCCTCGCCCAGCAGCCGCAACGCGGCCTTCCGGCCCAGGAGCCGGCACAGCCCGTACCCGAGCGCCCCGCCCAGGAACGCGCCCAGCGCCGCCAGGAGTCCGCCGGCGACGGGTCCATACACGAATCCGAGCGCGCTCATCACCACCGTCCCGGGAACCGGAAGCACAATATCGGACATCAAGAGCACGATGCCGGCCATCCAGGCCCAGGCTCCATAGCCGCGCAACCACGCGACGGTCCCGTCCTGCGAAAACATG
It includes:
- a CDS encoding choice-of-anchor B family protein, whose protein sequence is MKNRYIQLLSVVLAGLLASPALAQTMTSETSQAALPAFGGSIAAGADEVFVSSSRSGSAAGEIYRYARSANGTWAEAARLKASNGMSGDNFGRAMTLAGDRLFVGATGYQSTTGAAYVFEKNASGEWAETAKLMPEDAAEGIAFGRALAVAGDFVVISAAGRNNQTGAVYAFKKDGNAWAQHSVLMPAEAAEGDLFGLTAAAEGDLLVVGAPVKDKGKGAAYVFKYDAGTDTWAEQTMLTVEGLEDNAQFGASLAVMGPYVLVGAPGVDGFTGAVYMFENDSETGEWMQIPTLVPFDSSQRLGFGASIATTESGVMVGAQGADRFSGVVYFFSADMTAQQWTGAIKIKGENTQSGHGFGSSIAVNGAVAAIGSPGADNGEGVASIFERNADTGVWEEKNVFFAEIKGMAAVTGAKVDCAEGSANIFGCQKVDLMSFMPIKSISSARGSQMNDVWGWTDPQTGKEYVLAGRTDGSAFIDISDPSNPVFVGELPKTESSPASTWRDIKVYKDHAFVVADGAASHGMQVFDLTRLRNVKPADMPVTFEEDAHYSNIHSAHNIVINEESGFAYAVGSSSGGETCGGGLHIIDIRDPQSPTFAGCFSDPTTGRASTGYSHDAQCVMYKGPDTDHQGKEICFGSNETAISIADVTDKANTVALSRATYPNVGYSHQGWLTEDQRYFYMNDELDEMSGNVTHTRTLIWDVQDLDDPQLVKEFMLSTESIDHNLYVKGNFMYQANYTSGLRILDITDVENPVEWGFFDTTPNEEGISFGGAWSTYPYFKSGVLPVTSIGEGLFLLKKRDLDI
- the hemW gene encoding radical SAM family heme chaperone HemW; protein product: MAGIYLHIPFCSQRCVYCDFYFVTTVHDHAPFVDALCREIAIYGAQDRLREPIETIYFGGGTPSRLDPAAIARILDALHRHFDTGPVVETTLELNPDDATPAYLDALRAAGVDRLSIGIQSFFEEDLTWMNRAHTAEQAREVLPMARRAGFDACSIDLIFGLPHQPPDRWHANLNIALEQTAPHISTYSLTVEPHTPLGNRVERRAETPVSDDAMAERYRETMHRLQTAGYEHYEVSSFARPGHRSQHNQLYWRHTNYLGLGPAAHGFWWDADAPRRWSNARSLKQYVDDLAEGRLPVSMEETLTPDMLADEYIMLRLRTREGLDLRLLKERYGRDLAGSHGVLIDQFGVEGWTHMEGTRVRLTDAGFLVCDAIAFALLG
- a CDS encoding DUF1080 domain-containing protein; amino-acid sequence: MKRLLRTPLIGAFVIALTLPLSVRAQTGVGTQPPAGAEVLFDGTRHSLDKNWTYWEGPCFVSALPIKWNIVEDQFDGGGTVLSSKEPYSTTYGEADIVTKKAYRDFRLHVEFLIPRAQGNSGVYLQNRYEIQIVEGERGLHGMAAVINEKEANYDLFNGLQKWNAYDIQFRAARFQNGKRTEPAMVTMYFNGTKVHENTPINQVWGGICSATDGANDGGKGITDTPGGLKLQAEGHDIRYRNIWIVEKDFSAANTNF
- a CDS encoding GNAT family N-acetyltransferase — protein: MPFEIETDTLRIRPWREATDRPAFCAMTADPVMMRYMSDGIPWSDAMNDEFFARQQRTLDAAGVCMGALVWKETDEVIGVAGLQPLGTTGNLEVGWWVQRVHQGKGLATAAGAAMVRYAFETLDQPCVKAITLPGNQASRRVMEKLGMRYEGVVTGRQLGHRLPEIEVVLYGIERTGGHTAV
- a CDS encoding VTT domain-containing protein, whose product is MRLLWIFLGLAVLFLIPFLIWGGQIEAMFSQDGTVAWLRGYGAWAWMAGIVLLMSDIVLPVPGTVVMSALGFVYGPVAGGLLAALGAFLGGALGYGLCRLLGRKAALRLLGEADLEKGERLFSHIGGWLVALSRWLPLFPEVIACMAGLIRMPAGLFHFALACGVLPLGFAFAYIGHAGVAHPWLAIGLSAFIPPILWLAVRPIVRRMIGESP